In Pontiella desulfatans, one DNA window encodes the following:
- a CDS encoding cobyric acid synthase codes for MKQTRPAKCIAFLGTGSDVGKSIVVTAIGRIFKNRGWSVAPYKAQNMSNNSYVTLEGGEMGRAQVVQAEACGIEPHTDMNPVLLKPNTDIGSQVVLQGKAICNALASEFFSDTSKIREPAFESLERLKAKHDLVVIEGAGSCAEVNLRDRDYVNFETAHAADAPVILVADIDRGGVFAQIVGSLAVMPEHDRQRVAGFIINKFRGDASLFDDGIAYLEEQTGLPVLGLIPYYRGIEIDPEDGMPLETVIDPPVRPVPGKINIACLRLPHISNFTDFNPLIRNAAVSFHYLSKPRNLEGYDALMIPGTKNVRFDLQWLKDTGWEESILGFKGHILGVCGGYQMLGKQVHDPLGIEGDPGSSEGFDLLDLETTLEKDKVLSRSQGRFADGTFIDGYEIHMGKTTLGSNANPMVIVSSRNRQAVKDVDGAVSPDGRIAGSYFHGLFDFPEFRNQYLSSLNPGYAAEDAQAATEFKQTQYDLLATHFEQHLDMDRLMRIVGGTGSTPSPRPHRKHPAHFPPTERFNTPTIILVTVCSQNRQPILNNDAMHERLLAAWEKADAWRIGKYVVMPDHIHLFCSPAARDVSLKTWVQYWKSMVSRAELGHGSIADERPGGTGPSTGQGGTCPSISRVFQRDFWDTQLRQSESYSEKWAYVRNNPVRAELVEASEDWPYQGELHSLIWLTS; via the coding sequence ATGAAACAAACCCGTCCAGCCAAGTGCATCGCCTTTCTCGGAACGGGCTCCGATGTGGGGAAGAGCATCGTGGTGACGGCCATCGGACGCATCTTCAAGAACCGCGGATGGTCCGTTGCGCCCTACAAGGCGCAAAACATGTCGAACAATTCCTATGTCACCCTCGAAGGCGGCGAGATGGGGCGCGCGCAGGTGGTACAGGCGGAGGCCTGTGGCATCGAACCGCACACCGACATGAATCCCGTGTTGCTAAAACCCAACACCGATATCGGCTCGCAGGTTGTCCTGCAGGGCAAAGCCATCTGCAACGCATTGGCTTCCGAGTTTTTCAGCGACACCTCGAAAATCCGCGAGCCCGCCTTTGAATCGCTCGAACGGCTGAAAGCCAAACACGACCTGGTCGTCATCGAAGGCGCCGGATCCTGCGCCGAGGTCAACCTGCGCGACCGCGACTACGTCAACTTCGAGACCGCCCATGCCGCCGACGCCCCCGTCATCCTCGTCGCCGACATCGACCGCGGCGGCGTCTTTGCGCAGATCGTCGGTTCGCTTGCGGTGATGCCTGAGCATGACCGGCAAAGGGTGGCCGGGTTCATCATCAACAAGTTCCGTGGCGACGCCTCATTGTTCGACGACGGCATCGCCTATCTGGAGGAACAGACCGGCCTGCCGGTGCTGGGATTGATCCCCTACTACCGCGGCATCGAGATCGACCCCGAAGATGGCATGCCGTTGGAAACCGTCATCGATCCGCCAGTCCGTCCCGTGCCCGGCAAGATCAACATCGCCTGCCTGCGCCTGCCGCACATTTCCAACTTCACCGACTTTAATCCGCTCATCCGTAACGCGGCGGTGTCGTTCCACTACCTTTCGAAACCGCGGAACCTTGAGGGCTACGATGCGCTGATGATTCCCGGCACCAAGAATGTCCGGTTCGACCTCCAATGGCTAAAGGATACCGGATGGGAAGAATCCATCCTTGGATTCAAGGGCCACATCCTCGGCGTTTGCGGCGGCTACCAAATGCTCGGCAAGCAGGTGCACGATCCGCTCGGCATCGAGGGAGACCCCGGCAGCTCGGAAGGTTTCGACCTGCTCGATCTTGAAACCACGCTGGAGAAAGACAAGGTTCTATCCCGATCGCAAGGGCGCTTCGCCGATGGAACCTTCATCGACGGCTATGAAATCCACATGGGGAAAACCACGCTCGGATCCAATGCCAACCCCATGGTAATCGTTTCGAGCCGCAACCGGCAGGCCGTGAAGGATGTCGATGGGGCGGTATCGCCCGATGGAAGAATTGCAGGCAGCTATTTCCACGGCCTTTTCGATTTCCCGGAATTCCGGAACCAATACCTAAGCAGCCTGAATCCGGGCTATGCCGCCGAAGATGCACAAGCCGCCACCGAATTCAAACAAACCCAATACGACCTCCTCGCCACCCATTTCGAACAACACCTCGACATGGACAGGTTGATGCGCATAGTTGGAGGGACGGGTTCCACCCCGTCCCCGCGCCCGCACCGCAAACACCCCGCCCACTTTCCACCGACAGAACGGTTCAACACGCCTACGATCATCCTCGTGACGGTCTGCTCCCAAAACAGGCAACCGATACTGAACAACGATGCCATGCATGAACGGTTGCTGGCGGCATGGGAAAAGGCCGACGCTTGGCGGATTGGGAAATATGTGGTGATGCCGGATCACATCCACCTGTTCTGCTCACCGGCAGCCCGGGATGTTTCTCTGAAGACGTGGGTGCAATATTGGAAGTCCATGGTTTCCCGTGCGGAGTTGGGGCACGGTAGCATTGCGGACGAAAGGCCGGGTGGAACCGGCCCCTCCACCGGGCAAGGTGGAACTTGCCCCTCCATCTCAAGGGTATTTCAACGCGATTTCTGGGACACACAGTTACGTCAAAGTGAAAGCTATTCCGAAAAGTGGGCGTATGTTCGCAACAATCCTGTTCGAGCAGAATTGGTTGAGGCCTCAGAGGATTGGCCATACCAAGGGGAACTGCACTCACTGATTTGGCTTACCTCGTGA
- a CDS encoding DNA translocase FtsK: MLKPSAPEMTAETQLCEVIRGIASFTVPVVDLIGAVPYIPAMAKTKTEEPVRSGWREIAGILVGTVGFMLLLGVLSYNPADIGLFRNEPGSHNWIGPFGARSAYGLFMYFGVAGYAIPFGIFWIGASSVFWSARKIYPRLFWFILGLFCLAGLVDMNEQFWMGSVERLNIGTPGGLMGEVLAQRSLGNWFGPGAGILFFVLLLISVVRMFDLRIIELGRFLWEKAKGLKLEKPSAEEMFEEKAEAAPKTRRKRAPRKPRAEPEPVVAQEQSPVDIRAMVEEQQRAEEKKKAKPEPKSTPVVLQPKKEAKPKAEDGDGGEFSGALPTEPHADYKLPSLDLLDPPVPQGKGMSASEVASTAQILQDTLEEFGVEAKVTGVQQGPVVTCYEILPAPGVRVERIKNLSDNIALKMHAESIRIQAPIPGKGVCGVEVPNSSRAAVFFRDMIESKEFQGGRSALPLVLGKDVSGDTMVYDLAKMPHLLIAGATGAGKSVCMNSILTGLLMKHTPDDMRLILVDPKTVEFHQYNNLPHLVVPVITNAKKVALGLKWAIDEMERRFKWFRRAGVRDLPAFNARAVVKQEELFGEETVVDNPDKKKDSIPEKLPYIVIVIDELADLMAVAQAEIEAGIARLAAKSRAAGIHMILATQRPDVKVITGTIKANFPVRIAFKVSQKVDSRTILDRMGADALLGKGDMLVLPPGSDKLIRSQGAFTSDAEIDNVTNYWKEQSQPEFITEIHDKIEKPSTDLPEMDNGGDDEIVEQAIEVIRQTKRASTSSLQRRLRIGYTRAARVMDLLEERGVIGPPDGAGPREILIDLDGEIPQNTGAMDASEASEA; encoded by the coding sequence GTGCTTAAGCCGAGTGCCCCGGAAATGACCGCTGAGACGCAACTGTGCGAGGTAATCCGTGGTATTGCCTCATTCACCGTTCCTGTGGTTGATTTGATTGGGGCGGTTCCCTATATTCCCGCAATGGCAAAAACAAAGACAGAAGAGCCCGTTCGGTCGGGCTGGCGCGAGATTGCAGGCATTTTGGTGGGCACCGTGGGGTTTATGCTCCTTTTGGGGGTTTTGTCGTACAATCCGGCGGACATCGGCTTATTCCGGAATGAGCCGGGTTCCCATAACTGGATCGGGCCTTTCGGCGCCCGTTCGGCATATGGGTTGTTCATGTATTTTGGTGTTGCGGGTTATGCGATCCCGTTCGGCATTTTCTGGATCGGCGCCTCCTCGGTCTTTTGGTCGGCGCGCAAAATCTATCCGCGTCTCTTCTGGTTCATTCTCGGCCTGTTTTGCCTGGCGGGGCTGGTTGATATGAACGAACAGTTCTGGATGGGCTCGGTGGAGCGGCTGAACATCGGCACGCCCGGGGGGCTGATGGGCGAGGTGCTGGCGCAACGTTCCCTCGGGAATTGGTTCGGCCCCGGCGCCGGCATCCTGTTCTTTGTTTTGCTGCTCATCTCGGTGGTGCGCATGTTCGACCTGAGGATCATCGAGCTGGGCCGGTTCCTTTGGGAAAAGGCCAAAGGGCTTAAGCTGGAAAAGCCCTCTGCCGAAGAAATGTTCGAGGAAAAGGCCGAGGCCGCTCCAAAAACCAGGCGCAAGCGCGCCCCGCGCAAGCCGAGGGCCGAACCGGAACCGGTGGTGGCCCAGGAGCAATCGCCGGTCGATATCCGCGCCATGGTCGAAGAGCAGCAACGGGCCGAGGAAAAGAAAAAGGCCAAGCCAGAGCCCAAGTCGACCCCGGTGGTGCTCCAGCCGAAGAAGGAAGCCAAGCCGAAGGCCGAGGACGGCGATGGCGGCGAATTTTCCGGTGCGCTGCCTACCGAGCCGCATGCGGACTACAAACTTCCTTCGCTCGACCTGCTGGACCCGCCGGTGCCGCAAGGCAAGGGGATGTCGGCCAGCGAGGTGGCGAGCACCGCCCAGATCCTGCAGGATACGCTGGAGGAATTCGGCGTTGAAGCCAAGGTGACCGGAGTGCAGCAGGGGCCGGTGGTGACCTGCTACGAAATCCTCCCCGCCCCGGGGGTGCGGGTGGAACGCATCAAGAACCTTTCCGATAATATTGCACTGAAGATGCATGCCGAGAGCATCCGCATCCAGGCGCCTATCCCCGGCAAGGGCGTATGCGGGGTCGAGGTTCCGAACTCCTCGCGTGCCGCGGTCTTCTTCCGCGACATGATCGAAAGCAAGGAGTTCCAGGGGGGGCGCAGCGCGTTGCCGTTGGTGCTGGGCAAGGATGTTAGTGGCGATACGATGGTCTACGACCTCGCCAAGATGCCGCACCTGCTGATTGCGGGGGCCACCGGCGCCGGTAAATCGGTCTGCATGAACTCGATCCTGACGGGCCTGCTGATGAAGCACACGCCGGACGATATGCGGTTGATCCTAGTGGACCCGAAAACCGTCGAGTTCCACCAATACAACAATTTGCCGCATCTCGTCGTGCCGGTCATCACCAACGCCAAGAAGGTGGCGCTCGGGCTCAAGTGGGCGATCGACGAAATGGAGCGCCGCTTCAAGTGGTTCCGCCGGGCGGGCGTACGCGACCTGCCGGCCTTCAACGCCCGCGCCGTCGTCAAGCAGGAGGAGCTCTTTGGCGAGGAAACCGTGGTCGACAATCCGGATAAGAAGAAGGATTCGATTCCCGAAAAGCTGCCCTACATCGTTATCGTGATCGACGAGCTGGCCGATTTGATGGCAGTGGCCCAGGCCGAAATCGAGGCGGGCATTGCCCGGCTGGCGGCCAAATCGCGCGCGGCGGGGATCCATATGATCCTCGCCACCCAGCGTCCCGATGTGAAGGTCATCACCGGCACCATCAAGGCCAACTTCCCCGTGCGAATCGCCTTCAAGGTTTCGCAGAAGGTGGACAGCCGAACCATCCTCGACCGCATGGGCGCCGATGCGCTGCTGGGCAAGGGCGACATGCTCGTGCTGCCGCCCGGCTCGGACAAGCTGATCCGCTCGCAGGGGGCCTTCACCAGCGATGCCGAGATCGACAACGTTACCAACTACTGGAAAGAACAGAGCCAACCGGAATTCATTACCGAGATCCACGATAAGATCGAAAAACCGAGCACCGACCTGCCGGAGATGGACAATGGCGGCGACGACGAAATCGTCGAGCAGGCCATCGAAGTGATCCGCCAAACCAAGCGCGCCTCCACTTCGTCGTTGCAGCGCCGCCTGCGCATCGGCTATACCCGCGCTGCGCGGGTCATGGACCTGCTCGAGGAACGCGGGGTCATCGGGCCGCCGGACGGCGCCGGGCCGCGCGAGATCCTGATTGATTTGGATGGGGAGATACCCCAAAACACAGGGGCCATGGACGCAAGCGAAGCGAGCGAGGCTTGA
- the larE gene encoding ATP-dependent sacrificial sulfur transferase LarE — MNSIDEKEQMLLDELKSYGSIAVAYSGGVDSTYLADCAHEALGRNAMMVIADSPSIPRDELQQAIDMATERGWNLRIIKTEEHLKDDYLENKGDRCFHCKNELFTKMETILSEFGDIVLAHGAIEDDKGDVRPGTQAAANHCVVAPLQNAELYKKEIRILSERRGLPTAGKASFACLGSRFPTGTRIELEAMTQVEKAEAILRARGYSQYRIRHHDDLCRIEIDLVDFEKLMDERIELVAAIKKTGYKFVTLDLSGYSMGSSA, encoded by the coding sequence ATGAATTCAATAGATGAAAAAGAGCAGATGCTGCTCGATGAACTTAAATCGTACGGATCGATTGCGGTCGCCTATTCCGGCGGCGTCGATTCCACCTACCTGGCCGACTGCGCGCATGAAGCCCTTGGCCGAAACGCCATGATGGTCATCGCCGACTCGCCTTCCATCCCGCGCGACGAGCTGCAACAGGCCATCGACATGGCGACGGAGCGCGGCTGGAACCTGCGGATCATCAAGACCGAGGAGCACCTGAAGGACGACTACCTCGAAAACAAGGGCGACCGCTGCTTCCACTGCAAGAACGAACTCTTCACCAAAATGGAAACCATCCTTTCCGAGTTTGGCGACATTGTCCTCGCCCACGGCGCCATCGAGGACGACAAGGGCGATGTCCGCCCCGGCACGCAGGCCGCCGCCAACCATTGCGTGGTGGCCCCGCTGCAAAACGCGGAGCTCTACAAAAAGGAGATCCGCATCCTCAGCGAGCGGCGCGGCCTGCCGACCGCCGGCAAGGCCTCGTTCGCCTGCCTCGGATCCCGCTTCCCCACCGGAACGCGCATCGAACTCGAAGCCATGACCCAGGTGGAAAAAGCGGAAGCCATCCTGCGGGCACGCGGCTATTCGCAATACCGCATCCGGCACCACGACGACCTTTGCCGAATCGAGATCGACCTGGTTGATTTCGAAAAACTGATGGATGAGCGGATTGAGCTGGTTGCCGCCATCAAGAAGACCGGCTACAAGTTCGTGACGCTCGACCTCAGCGGCTATTCGATGGGATCAAGTGCCTGA
- a CDS encoding FecCD family ABC transporter permease produces the protein MKKPYIALSTLFAFALAVLLLSPLFGMEFIPFNATGQEREILMGIRLPRVLCAFAAGAMLALSGMSFQALFRNPLATPFTLGVSSGAALGASVFIRFGIAFTFLGISGTSMAAFGGALLSILLVYGLTKLKGGFSTPTLLLAGIAISFFFSSLILFIQYISGLTHSFQIVHWMMGTLSTADYGKLLNLLPFLAIGATLLTFLQREMNLFVVGEDIAISRGVNTGLVKKLIFLSASLMVGGVVAVCGPIGFVGMMSPHICRLVVGADHRLLTPATFLFGGLFLTLCDTLTRVLSSLTSGAELPVGVLTALLGGPFFILLLLNRKGGLDL, from the coding sequence TTGAAAAAACCATACATTGCCCTCTCCACGCTTTTTGCATTCGCACTCGCCGTGCTCTTGCTCAGCCCCCTGTTCGGCATGGAGTTCATTCCGTTCAACGCCACTGGCCAGGAGCGGGAAATCCTGATGGGCATCCGCCTACCGCGCGTACTGTGCGCATTCGCCGCAGGCGCCATGCTCGCCCTCAGCGGAATGTCGTTCCAGGCGCTGTTCCGCAATCCGCTCGCAACGCCCTTCACCCTTGGCGTTTCCAGTGGGGCGGCTCTGGGGGCGTCCGTATTCATCCGGTTCGGAATTGCATTCACCTTCCTCGGCATTTCAGGAACGTCGATGGCGGCCTTCGGAGGTGCCCTGCTTTCGATCCTGCTCGTCTACGGCCTCACCAAACTCAAGGGGGGCTTTTCCACACCAACGCTTCTGCTGGCCGGCATTGCCATCAGCTTTTTCTTTTCCAGCCTGATCCTGTTCATCCAATACATCAGCGGGCTGACGCACTCGTTCCAGATTGTCCACTGGATGATGGGCACGCTCTCCACCGCTGATTATGGAAAGCTGCTCAACCTGCTGCCCTTCCTAGCGATCGGGGCAACCCTGCTCACCTTCCTCCAACGCGAAATGAACCTGTTCGTGGTGGGCGAAGACATTGCCATCAGTCGCGGTGTCAACACGGGGCTCGTGAAAAAGCTCATCTTTCTCTCCGCGTCGTTGATGGTCGGTGGCGTCGTGGCCGTCTGCGGCCCCATTGGATTTGTCGGCATGATGTCGCCGCATATTTGCCGGCTGGTCGTTGGCGCCGACCACCGCCTCCTCACCCCCGCCACCTTCCTGTTCGGCGGTCTGTTCCTGACCCTGTGCGACACCCTCACCCGAGTACTCTCCAGCCTCACCTCCGGAGCGGAGCTCCCCGTCGGCGTGCTCACCGCCCTGCTCGGCGGCCCCTTCTTCATCCTCCTCCTGCTCAACCGCAAGGGCGGGCTGGATCTTTAG
- a CDS encoding ATP-binding protein: MKRLLYNDLVEWKKTVVRKPLILRGARQVGKSWLLSEFGRHEFPAFHLFDFEKDSDRLLPLFEESLEPGKLLQGLALVQNRPIHQDDLIVFDEIQACPRALTSLKYFCEELPEQPVCAAGSLLGVAIAGGSFPVGKVTFLDLYPLDFEEFLMNSGQDLLFEAFVSSWNARKVSGIAHTGLWSLLKEFYIVGGMPEAVQTYFGHGDRKAEGFFAVRKLQSALIGSFLQDFTKHSGAVNAAHIAAVFENIPRQLSGYMDASVKRYRFKDVVPGRKGYGQLEGPIGWLEKAGLVHRVSVCERAEVPFNAFCKNNMFKLFVLDGGLLGCMLGLSPDSLMAQDYGLTKGFFAENHVAAEFVAAGESHLYSWSERNSEIEFLMDWGGEVVPVEVKSGLRTKAQSLRRFILKYNPRHVIKISAKPLEVSNETLINVPLYYAGRLARGGRDFLEGSGT, encoded by the coding sequence GTGAAAAGGTTGCTGTACAATGATCTGGTGGAATGGAAAAAGACGGTGGTGCGAAAGCCGCTGATTCTGCGGGGGGCTCGTCAGGTTGGAAAAAGCTGGCTGCTTTCCGAGTTCGGTAGGCATGAGTTTCCCGCTTTCCACCTCTTTGATTTTGAGAAGGATTCCGATCGGTTGCTTCCGCTTTTCGAGGAATCCTTGGAACCTGGAAAGCTCCTTCAAGGATTGGCGCTCGTTCAAAACCGCCCGATTCATCAGGACGACCTGATTGTCTTCGACGAAATCCAGGCTTGCCCGCGCGCGTTGACGAGCCTGAAATATTTTTGCGAAGAGCTTCCCGAACAACCCGTTTGCGCAGCGGGATCATTACTCGGTGTGGCCATTGCGGGCGGTTCCTTTCCTGTCGGAAAGGTCACTTTCCTTGACCTCTATCCGTTGGATTTCGAGGAGTTCCTGATGAACAGCGGGCAGGATTTGTTGTTCGAGGCCTTCGTTTCATCGTGGAATGCACGGAAGGTTTCTGGAATAGCGCATACTGGTTTGTGGAGCCTGTTAAAGGAATTCTACATCGTGGGAGGGATGCCGGAAGCTGTGCAAACCTACTTCGGGCATGGAGACCGGAAGGCCGAGGGATTCTTTGCCGTACGGAAGCTGCAATCGGCTTTGATCGGTTCATTCCTCCAGGATTTCACGAAGCATTCGGGGGCGGTTAATGCCGCGCATATTGCCGCCGTATTCGAAAACATACCTCGGCAATTGTCTGGCTATATGGACGCATCCGTGAAGCGTTACCGCTTCAAGGATGTTGTGCCTGGTCGAAAGGGCTATGGACAGCTGGAGGGGCCAATAGGGTGGTTGGAAAAGGCGGGGCTGGTTCATCGGGTATCCGTTTGCGAACGTGCGGAAGTCCCATTCAATGCATTTTGCAAAAACAACATGTTCAAGCTGTTCGTTCTGGATGGTGGACTGTTGGGGTGCATGCTCGGGTTGTCGCCCGATTCCTTGATGGCGCAGGACTATGGTTTGACCAAGGGTTTTTTTGCCGAGAACCATGTTGCCGCCGAATTCGTGGCGGCAGGAGAATCCCACCTTTATTCATGGAGCGAACGCAATTCCGAGATTGAGTTCCTAATGGATTGGGGAGGCGAAGTGGTTCCGGTTGAGGTCAAGTCCGGCTTGCGGACAAAGGCACAAAGCTTGAGGCGGTTCATCCTGAAATATAACCCTCGGCATGTAATCAAGATTTCCGCGAAACCTCTTGAGGTCTCCAATGAAACCCTGATCAATGTTCCTCTATATTACGCGGGCCGACTCGCGCGAGGTGGCCGGGATTTCCTCGAAGGTTCAGGCACTTGA
- a CDS encoding MFS transporter, which translates to MKKFLQTIRHLTAPLEGSIPEQQQKTQQLSIWEGRLWAIMWGLGESYIAPFALFLGAGNFAMAFVGTGPVLIAAVAQLAGAALLDRVGRRKPLILAGMWAQALIYLPLFILPIALPSIGMAAFIIFMALYFATLGIVVPSWMSLMGDVVAESERGNYFANRTRLVMYGMIGSLLVAGIIANQWKAAGHTAVGFGFLFGIAALARAASTLFMRRHYDAPLESQPHAETVSFWKFLRDPRNKNYTKFTLAIALMNGTTNIAGPFFAVYMLRDLQWSYLAFTFNMLTFMISQTLFVRWWGAIGDRHGNRAVLLATGNLLPLLPLMWVFSANYGVLLLAQVVSGATWSGFNLAASNFIYDSVPQVRRARAFSYYSVINGVFSVIGGLLIGAYIAEHAPASLELGLLHITLRSSLPVVFVVSSLARILVAAIMFPQFSEVRNVEPISTARLLWRFGMGQPLFGQVGEFMPRIRSLIPSNGNQRKP; encoded by the coding sequence ATGAAAAAATTCCTCCAGACCATTCGTCATCTCACCGCACCGCTGGAAGGAAGCATTCCCGAGCAGCAACAAAAGACGCAGCAACTCTCCATATGGGAAGGCCGGCTGTGGGCGATCATGTGGGGGCTGGGCGAATCCTACATCGCCCCGTTTGCCCTTTTTCTGGGGGCCGGGAATTTTGCGATGGCCTTTGTCGGGACCGGCCCCGTGCTCATTGCGGCGGTTGCCCAGCTGGCGGGCGCGGCGTTGCTCGACCGCGTCGGACGGCGCAAGCCGCTCATCCTCGCGGGCATGTGGGCACAGGCACTGATCTATCTTCCCCTCTTCATCCTTCCCATCGCGCTGCCCTCGATCGGCATGGCGGCGTTCATCATTTTCATGGCGCTTTATTTCGCCACCCTCGGCATCGTGGTTCCATCGTGGATGAGCCTGATGGGCGACGTGGTCGCCGAATCCGAACGAGGCAACTATTTTGCGAACCGCACCCGCCTGGTCATGTATGGCATGATCGGATCGTTGCTCGTGGCGGGCATCATCGCCAACCAATGGAAGGCCGCCGGGCACACCGCGGTCGGCTTTGGCTTTCTGTTCGGCATCGCCGCCCTTGCGCGGGCCGCAAGCACCCTCTTCATGCGCCGCCACTACGACGCCCCGCTGGAATCCCAACCCCATGCCGAAACCGTGTCGTTCTGGAAATTCCTGCGCGACCCCCGGAATAAAAACTACACCAAGTTCACCCTGGCCATTGCACTGATGAACGGCACCACCAACATTGCCGGCCCCTTCTTCGCGGTCTACATGCTGCGCGACCTGCAATGGTCCTATCTGGCGTTCACCTTCAACATGCTCACGTTCATGATCTCGCAGACCCTGTTCGTGCGCTGGTGGGGCGCCATCGGCGACCGGCACGGCAACCGCGCCGTACTGCTGGCCACCGGAAACCTGCTGCCGCTGTTGCCGCTCATGTGGGTTTTTTCAGCGAACTACGGGGTCCTGCTCCTGGCCCAGGTGGTCTCCGGCGCAACCTGGTCGGGCTTCAACCTCGCCGCATCCAACTTTATCTACGACTCCGTGCCGCAAGTACGCCGCGCGCGCGCGTTCAGCTACTACAGCGTGATCAACGGCGTCTTTTCCGTTATCGGCGGTCTATTGATCGGCGCCTACATTGCCGAGCACGCGCCCGCCAGCCTGGAGCTGGGACTCCTCCACATCACGCTGCGCTCCTCGCTGCCGGTGGTTTTCGTGGTTTCCAGCCTGGCCCGCATCCTCGTTGCCGCCATCATGTTCCCGCAGTTCAGCGAGGTGCGCAACGTGGAACCCATCTCCACCGCCCGGCTCCTCTGGCGCTTCGGCATGGGCCAGCCCCTCTTCGGGCAAGTCGGCGAATTCATGCCCCGCATCCGCTCCCTGATTCCGTCGAACGGAAATCAGCGGAAGCCTTAG
- the pgsA gene encoding CDP-diacylglycerol--glycerol-3-phosphate 3-phosphatidyltransferase: MKSLPNHLTISRFWMTAVMMVCMTLDFPYARIAALVIFVIASITDALDGYLARNFFGCTSFGKLMDPLADKVLVCAAFIGFVELDSLRAWMVVLIIAREFMVTGMRLLMIEKGIVMPAGPWGKVKTTMQMLAICLYFFGLIWESKWLPAPGSDFAWWLGLGTALLTAWSGVVYFWQQRHTIWEKEES, encoded by the coding sequence ATGAAAAGCCTCCCGAACCACCTAACCATCAGCCGCTTCTGGATGACCGCCGTCATGATGGTCTGCATGACGCTCGATTTCCCGTATGCCCGCATCGCGGCCCTGGTGATCTTCGTCATCGCCAGCATCACCGATGCGCTCGATGGCTACCTGGCCCGGAACTTTTTCGGTTGCACCTCCTTCGGCAAGTTGATGGATCCGCTGGCCGACAAGGTGCTCGTCTGTGCCGCCTTCATCGGTTTCGTTGAACTCGATAGCCTGCGCGCCTGGATGGTGGTGCTGATCATTGCGCGCGAATTCATGGTGACCGGCATGCGGTTGCTCATGATCGAAAAGGGCATCGTGATGCCCGCCGGTCCGTGGGGCAAGGTGAAGACCACGATGCAGATGCTCGCCATCTGCCTCTATTTCTTCGGCCTGATCTGGGAATCCAAATGGCTTCCCGCGCCCGGCTCCGACTTTGCCTGGTGGTTGGGCCTGGGAACGGCCCTGCTCACCGCATGGTCGGGCGTCGTCTATTTCTGGCAACAACGCCACACGATTTGGGAAAAGGAAGAAAGCTGA
- a CDS encoding helix-turn-helix domain-containing protein: MEQASLSIGTIGQRLEAARQSKGVSVSEAGQATKILSKFIEAMEHDDFGALSAPVYAKSFIKMYAQYLGLDSRPLVDEYVETHAPRAKAHLTDEVRQNLASVDHVPVDASNSPAQAPPKPKGNGKAIFSEVNDTIVNMPGTGIPLKMITYAAGAVAVLLLIVFGVKACAGEDAEVPAATGAASVERQLIAEDVPDVYLVKPGVVEVDK, translated from the coding sequence ATGGAACAAGCTAGTTTGAGCATTGGAACAATCGGGCAACGGCTTGAAGCGGCCCGCCAGTCCAAAGGGGTGAGCGTTTCCGAAGCCGGGCAGGCCACGAAGATCCTGTCCAAGTTCATCGAAGCGATGGAGCACGACGATTTCGGGGCGCTTTCGGCTCCGGTCTACGCCAAGAGCTTCATCAAGATGTATGCCCAATACCTTGGGCTCGATTCCCGTCCGCTGGTGGACGAATATGTGGAAACCCACGCCCCCCGGGCCAAGGCGCACCTGACCGACGAAGTGCGGCAAAACCTTGCCTCGGTCGACCATGTTCCGGTCGATGCCAGCAACAGCCCCGCCCAAGCCCCGCCCAAGCCAAAGGGCAACGGCAAGGCCATCTTTTCCGAAGTGAACGACACGATTGTCAACATGCCCGGAACCGGGATCCCGCTGAAAATGATTACCTACGCGGCGGGGGCGGTCGCGGTGCTCTTGCTCATCGTATTCGGGGTCAAGGCTTGCGCCGGCGAAGATGCCGAGGTGCCGGCCGCCACGGGCGCGGCCTCCGTGGAGCGGCAGCTGATCGCCGAGGATGTGCCCGACGTCTACCTCGTTAAACCTGGCGTCGTTGAGGTGGATAAGTAA